The window ATGCCGAAAGCCATCATCAGGACTCCGCACGTTTGGAACACAAGCCGGTGGATGCGTGGGGTCCAGAGATGCTTCGTTCTGAAGACCGTGTAGGACGTCAGCGTATACCAGCCGAGGTCGCAGCTCCAGTGGACGATGGCGAAGACAACGACCGCCACTGCACCGAACCACTCGGCATTCATCATGAGCCATGCACCGATCGTTGCCCACCACAGGAGGAAGTACGGGTTCAGGGATGTGGTCAACGCCCCGGCGGTGATGGCATCATACGGAATGTACTCGCTTCCGTCCTGGACGGCGCTGTTCCTCTTCCTCAGCATCATCGAGCCAAGGAATATCATCAGCGCCCCTCCAACCAAACCAATCGCCAGTCTGACCGCCGTGTTCTCAAACACATATCCAAGGCTAAGGGCGATGATGGCCATGAGGGGGAACTCGACGAGTCCGTGTCCAAGCGCGATCTTGACACCAGCCCTCTTGTCTGTGTACCCCTTTGCCACGGAGGCGGCGAACAGCGGTCCCGGGGTCATCACACCAGATAGCGAGATTATGATCGCAGTTCCCAGGAAGACCCAGAAGTTCTCGATGAAGGGATCCACGATTTGCCATCAGCGTGGAGTACCTATATAATCAGTGTCCATCGTCGATCCGCATTTCCGTGTGCCAGCCCCCGCTTCTCATATACAGGCAGGACGATGTGGTCTCGTTGTGATGACAAGAGGGTCAGCTGAGGCCCGTCAAGGGCCAGTGATGAACCCTATGAGTGCTGAGATCTTGTCAACTGCCGGGCGAGCACTTGCTCTTCCCGGCTTTCCCGTTTTTATTCATCGAATGCTTCCGTCTGGTCGCATGCCAAGAGATTCCAAATAGGATTACGCCAATCTAGCCTTCCAAGGTGTCAACCTCTGACGGGCTCTCAGCGGATTAGACCAGTGGGAAGGCCTCTGGGTGTCACTATTCTTGCGATCATCGCGATTGTCGCTGGAATTCAATCCCTTGGCGCCGGGCTCGCTCTCTTCTCTTTCTCCTCGACGCTGGAGAAGTCTATCTCGGGCATTGTGTCCCTCATCGGGCTCGGATTTCTGATCATTGGACTATTTTACCTGTTCCTGGCCCGGGGGTATGTCAAAGGCCATGAACGGGCAAGGAGGAAGGGCAGGATGATTGCGGCGTTCGCGATCCTCCTCGCGTTGGCAGGCGTCATGATCCTGCCAGCGAGGCTAGTTCCAGAATCGCCCGTCTGGACGATGATCCTCAATGTCGTGATAATCCTTTATCTCGGCAGGCCGCGTGTGAAAGCGTTCTTCGCTTCTAGGTCTAGACAATGATGATTTTAGACCGACCTAGCTTTCGTCTCCAAAATGATTTCCACCGCTGACTCCTAGAGCCGTCTCTGATGAGGGTTCAAAGGCGAAAGTGGGACCAAGGCAGGTCTCTCCCTTCTCATATTTCTCTTTCTATAAGCTAGATGAACTGCTAGATTCGTTGTCTGAGAGAAAGGACAAGTAGGCAATGAAGCTGCTCAGCTGCATTCCTTCGTTCCATCGCATGATGAAATTCCCCTCTTTTGATGGCATCACTTTCGGGAGTTTGTGGTATACTAGCTTCTGAAGGCCAGTGAAACACTGGTCTCCGTTTTCGACAGTGAGAGCGAACACTCTCCAAGCATCGCCCCTTTTTCCCTTCAACCTGAAAGCGTACATCGGGACCAAGCCGACCCTTGTGCAGTCTCGTATCATCTGTTCTGCTTGCAGAATGAGCTTCTCGCTTCTGCTGAATCTCAGAACATCACTTGCGGAGCTCTTGACCTCGATGGGGAACGATATCTTCCAGCGAATTGCCACCAGATCCATCCCGAGAGATCCAGCTCCTCTGATGACAAGGAATGGATGCTCTCTAATCTTCGAGTATGCTTTCTTCTCTTCTGGCGTGCAGGTTTTTGTCACGCGTGCGAGGATATCGTCGTCGCCCTTCAGTATTCCCTTTAGTTCACGCTCAAAAATGCGTCCCATCGCCTTCGTCAGATGTATGCGCCACTCTGGTTAAATCACTTTTCACTGCAGTCAGCGAGCGCGTTCCTCATGAGCTCATCATCCAGAACCGATTTGGGGACTTCCGTGAAGAACCTGGCTTCCGAGGCGCCTTTTCGTCCATCCGAGCAGCACTCGCAGTCGTCCGTGATGGCGGCATAGAGCAGATGCAGGCGTTTCACAGATAGGTCGGCGTAGTGCCAGACGACATCGTACATGCCAGAAAGCTCGAGGCTCCTCAGCATAAGACCGCACTCCTCCTTCGCTACTCTCTTCGCAGCTTGGATGGCCGTCTCGTGCGTGCGGATCCTGCAAGAGGGCAATCTCCAGCTCTCGGAGCCCTTGTCCCCGACAAGTACGATGCCCTTCTCTCCGACGATCACGAGGATCATCTCTCCCTTGCAGGGTGCATAGTTCAGGTCCGCCTTGTCCTTCCCCATATCGAACTCGAACTTGCGGACCTCGAAATGAGGCGTGGTCGTGGCCAGGTCGTCGATTTCGCCCGCTGAAGGGAGCTCAAGAAGCATCCTCTTCGGGGTCTTTCTCACGGAACCAGTCTTGACCTGTCTCTGGGGTATAGGACGGCCTCCCTGATGTTAGGCAAGTCCAGCATCTTCTGGACGTACCTCTCGACCCCGAACCCGAATCCTCCGTGCGGAGGCATCCCGTATCTGAAGCCCTTGAGGTAGAAATCGAAGGACTCGAGGCTGAGGTTGTTCTCCCTCATCTGTTCCGTCAGGACATCGTACCGGTGTTCCCGCTGTCCGCCGGAGACGATCTCCTGCCCTTTGTAGTCGAGGTCGAAGTATCCAGTCGTCTCTGGGTCGTCATCGAATCGCTTGGCGTAAAAAGTGCCTCTCTTAAGTGAAGTGGGGAACTCTGTGATGAAATAAAGCTCAGCTTTCTTATCGCGCTTCATGACCTCCCCGAGGGACTTCTCCCCTTCGGTCCCGAGGTCATCTCCGTGCTCGATCTTCATCCCCTCGGCCTTCACCATCTCCACGGCATCCTTGTACTTCACCCTCGGAAACGGGACCGAAGGCTTCTCTATCTTCGCCCCGAGCCTCTCCAGTTCGGTCCTGGCGTTCTCGAGGACATAGTCCAGGCTGTTCACCACGATTCCTTCGGCCACAGCCATTATGTCCTCTGATGATTCGATGAATGCCAGCTCGACGTCGAGGGAGATGAACTCGGCTATGTGGCGGATGGTGTCGGAGGCCTCGGCTCTGTATGCAGGCGCGATCTCGAACACTCTGTCAAGGCCAGTCGCCATGAGATTCTGCTTGTATAGCTGGGGGCTCTGGGCGAGGTATGCGTTCCGATCGAAGTACTTGATCGCGAACAGCGTGGAACCCCCCTCTGCCCCAGCTGCGACTATCTTGGGCGTGTGAACCTCCACGAATCCCTCTGACATCAGGTATCTTCTGATGCCTTCGGTCGTCTTTGCCTCCACCTGGAAGATCGCCCTGACCTCTTCCTTCCTCAGGTCCAAGAACCTGTTGTTGAGCCTGGTGTCCAGATCTGCTCCGACCTTGTCAATTACTCCGAGTGGCAGCGGAGCCTCAGCCCTGTTCAGGATGTCGATCCGTTCGGGGATGATCTCGAAGCCCGCTCTCGCCTCCTTGCTCTCCTTCACAGTCCCAGTGACGAGGATGACTGATTCCCTCTGGATCGAGGCCACCAGGTCGAACAGTTCCTTGCTCCTTTTCTTCAGAGTGGTGATTTGAGTGACGCCGTCTCTGTCCCTCAGCTGAAGGAAGGAAATCCCTCCGAGGTTCCGCAGGTCCTGGACCCAGCCTCCGACGGTCACCAGCTTTCCGAACATCGAAGCATCGATTTGCTTAGAGTATGTGATGTGTTGCCATGACGGCAAGAAAGTTACACCGTCCCGGCATAACCTAGTCGAAGTTATTAACTGTTTTCTCGGACCGATGTCCCGAGCCGCACGCCGACAGACCACCAAGACGCCAGGGACCACTTGTTGCGAACATTAATCTCCATGCAAGGCTTCCTCAGTCCGAGCCCGCGATGGTGTGCCGATGGAGTTTTCCATTCTCGTCTATGTCCTCATGATCATAGCGTTTGCAAAAGGGCTCGGCGAGGTCCTCTCGAGGGTCAACCAACCCGCAATCGTCGGTGAGCTCCTTGCAGGCATAGTCCTGGGCCCATTCATCCTCGGCAAGATCTTCACTGGCCTGGGCAACATGTATGATGACCAGTTCATCAAGAACCTGGGCGACCTCGGAATGCTGTTCCTGATGCTCTATGTCGGCCTCGAGTTCTCGCCCAAGCTAATCAGGTCAGCCTCTTGGCTCGGCGGCGCTATTGCGGCTGCTGGGATTGGCGTGCCATTCGTAGTCGGTCTTTTCGCGGGTGTGTACTTCGACCTTGCAGGTCCGACTCTTGTGTTCGTAGCAATCGCCATGTCAGTCACAGCGCTGCCTGTGACGATCAGAGTGTTGAAGGACATGGAGGTCCTGAAGACCAGGACAAGTGCCACCATCGTGAGCGCCGCGCTCATCACCGACGTCGTCCTGCTGTTCGCATTCGGAGTTGTCCTCGGAGCAAACGAGCAATCGAGTGATTTCGAGACCGTGGCATATCTCTCTGTCAGCTTCGCAATCTTCTTCGCTCTCGCCCTCATAGTTGGGAGATATCTCGTCCCCCATGTCTACAGAGTTCTTCGCTGGATGAGGACTGGCGAGGCGGCGTTCGCAATCGCCGTCGGCATCGCCATCGGGTTCGCAATAGTGGCGGAATGGGCAGGTCTTCCTGGGGTGATTGGGGCGTTCGTCGCCGGTCTGCTTCTGAGGGAGACAGGGACCAGATTGAAGGTCTGGACCAGAGTCGAGGACATCCTCTCTGGAGTCACTATGGGGTTCCTTGCACCCATATTCTTCGTCGTGATAGGTTTCACAGTGGATTTCGGGAGCGTTGTGGACTACCTCCCATTCTTCGCGTCCATCCTTGGGATCGCGATTGTAGGCAAGATCGCCGGGTCCTACTTCGCCGCCCGCATCGGAGGTCTCGGAAGGAACGAATCGATGGCGATAGGATCCATGCTGATGGGCAAGGGCGCGATGGAGCTCGTGTTCGCGCAGCTCGCTTTCGAGCAGGGGCTGATCGAGCAATACATGTTCTCGCTTCTGGTGCTGACCGCTTTCCTGTCGACCATCCTCGCGCCGATGCTCTTCAAGATCTACTATAACCGGGCGGTGAAGGCACAGGAGATACCAGTCGGGGTCAAGGAGCACGATGTCCTCACCGAATCCATAAGCTCCCGGTAGAGCAGTCAGATCATTATTCCGCGGCCAGATTCTTCCCGGACATGTCCCTGTTTGCAATGACGATCCCGATCACGATAATCAGGCCGCAGAAGACGGTCCACGGGGCGACGCCCTCGTCTCTCAGAACCCATGCGAAGAGGGACGCGAAAACTGGCATGAGGTAGATGAAGAACGCCATCTTCGACACCTCTTCGTGCTTCAGGGATGAGAGATACAACACGGACGACATCCCAGCACACAGCAATCCGAGGACCAGCAAGTTCAGCACAGAATCCCCTGTGATCACGAACATGGAATCGCTCTCGAACGGCACCACGAGGCCGAGGAGTCCCGTGCCGATGACCAGCGAGAGTCCTATGATGAGAATCGGCGGGTTCCTCTCAAGCATCCTTTTGGCAGAGATCCACGCAAGGCCATATGAGGCGGCCGAGATCAGGATTAGGATATTGCTAACGAAGTCTTCGTTCTCAAATGAAATGCCCACGCTTGCGACAAGCAACACAGTGCCGGTCATGGCCACTGCGGTCCCCAACCCTTTCATCCTCGTGAGTCTCTCTTTGAGAAGGATGACCGCAAAGAACAGGGTCATCACTGGCCCGGAAGACTGGATCACCGATGCGATCGAGGATGTCCCATGCTCCAGGCCCATGTTCTGCGCGATGTTCGGGATTGTGACGTAGAGGACGCTCAATGCGAGCAAAGGCTTCCATTCGTTTCTCAGTGCTTCCGATATCCTGCGGAGCGGGTAACGGATTGCCACGACGACTGCCATGAGGCTGGACGCTAGGGCGAACCTGACGAATCCGAGCATGACTGGCGAGAAACTCTCAAGGCCGATCTGTATCAGCGGGAACGCAAGGCCCCAGAGCGCAACTGCGATGAGCGCGTATGCGGAAACCCTCAACGTGCTCTCCCGCGTTGTCATCTGAGTCGACGCGATGACGAACGAGGATTTGAGCCTTCTGGACGTTCAGCCAACCCTTCGAACCACCCCTGACCACTGACCGACGGTCCAGGGTATTCTATTTGCTGTGCATCGCGGCCTCGCGGAAGGAGGTCTGCGCTCCCGATGTCGCCTGGTCTTCGCTATGCCAGATGTTACCTCGGCGGGAAAAACCTGTCCCCCCATTGGGAATCTCAGCTTAAGCTGCTTGGAGCGTCTTTGGTCTGCTTCTTCTTGCTAAGCATGTCCAGGCGCTTACCCTCGTCGTAGAGGCATTTCACGGCCTTTGCCGCCCTCATCGCAGAGGAATAGACTGGGATGTTCTTCACCCTCAGCTCCTGCACGACCTCGTCTATCTCGCGGCCGCCCACCCAACAGGCCACAATGGGTTTCTTGAGGTTCCTCTTCTCCTCCACTAGCTTGATGACAGCTCCCACGTACTCCCTCGGTCGGGCTATGCCCGCGTGAACGCAGGTCATGATCAGGGCATCGACGTTTGGGTCCGAGAGCATGATGCTACCAGTCGCGTGATATCTGTGGAATCTGGCGTCTCCAGTCACGTCCAAGGGGTTCCGTGCGGTCGTGATGCTTGGCAGATGAGGCCGAAGCACTTCCAGTGTCTTCTTGCTCAGGTTGGGAACCCTCAGGCCGATGGACTCGCACCAATCCGCTACCATTATGCCAGCGCCTCCGCCGTTCGATATTATTCCCACCTTGTTGCCCGAAGCAGGCGGCTGGTACGCCAACGCCCTAGCAAAATCGAAGAGCTCGATGACATCGTACGCTCTCTGGATGTGGACCTGTTTGAAGGCGGAGTCGTAGACGGCATCGGATCCGCTAAGTGAACCCGTGTGAGTCGATGCAGCTGCGGAGCCGGCTGGAGTCCTTCCAGCCTTGATCGCCACGATTGGCTTGGGGCATCTTCTCGCAGCGTCGAGGAACTTCTTTCCGTCCTTGATGCCTTCGATGTACATTGCGATGACCTTGGTCGATGGGTCCTGGCCCAAGTAATCGATGAGGTCTGCGTCATCTACATCTGCCTTGTTGCCCACGCTGATGACCCTTGAGAGGCCTATGTATTCGCCGTTCGCGTAGTATATCATGCCTATGCACAGCGCGCCGCTCTGGCTGATGAGCGCGATCTCGCCCGGCCTTGGCATGCCGAAGACGAACGCCGCGTCCAGATTGTCGATGGGGTCCTTGTATCCGAGCGTGTTGGGACCGATGAGCCGTATTCCGCCCTTCCTCGCGATCTGCAGGACCTCTTCCTCGAGCTGCTTCCCTCGCTCGCCCGTCTCCCCGAACCCGGAGGATATCACGATTGCTCCTTTGACCTTCTTCTTCGCGCACTCGGTCATCACTTTCGGGACGAATTCGGCGGGGACCGCGATTATGGCCAGGTCGATATCATCTTTGACAGCTATGACACTCGGCTGCGTCTTCAGGCCCATGATCTGAGGCGTCTCGGGGTTGATGGGGAAGACCTTTCCAGTGTACCCCTGGACGAGAATGTTCTGCAGTATCTCGTATCCAATCTTCATCGGGCTCCTGGATGCCCCGATGACGGCGATCGATTTGGGCGAGAAAATGGGTCTAAGTTCTTCTACAATTCCCACAGTCGCTCACTCGCATGCGGAAAAGAGCCCTAGGTTCGTTTAATCCTTTGCTATGAACTCAGGCTGGTGTCAGTCGTTCATGACATATCGTGAGAACACCTGAAGCGCGTTGAACGTAGGCTACTGGTCGATCTCTGGGTGCAGCCCCATGGCAATGTGCCAGGAACCGTCGTCGCCGCGAATGCCATGTCGTTCCATCGGAAACGGTTAATATACGCCAAGCGTCTTATCGGCAGAACTCAGGCCACGCTTGTACAGTGTTTGAGTGGAGGAAACTGAAATGCCGGAAAAGGTAACCGTTTCACTGATCAAAGCAGATGTCGGATCGATAGCGGGGCATTCGAAGCCTCATCCGAGGATGATGGAAGTAGCCTCTGAGCACCTCGGCAGGGCCGTCAGAGGCGGCCTCTTGAACGATTACTACGTTACCAGGTGCGGAGATGACATTCAGCTGCTGATGACGCACCGGAAGGGTGAGAACAACCGCGAGATCCACGAGCTCGCCTGGAACGCCTTCATGGCTGCATCCAGCGAGGCCAAAAAGATGCACCTCTACGCTGCTGGCCAGGACCTGCTCTCAGACGCCTTCTCAGGGAACGTACGTGGCCAGGGTCCGGGTGCGGCTGAGATGGAGTTCGAGGAGAGGCCCACCGAGCCGATGCTGGTCTTCATGGCGGACAAGTGCGGTCCAGCGGCCTATTCGCTCCCTGTCTCAAAGATCTTCATGGACCCGTTCACGACCACTGGTCTCGTGATAGACCCAAGGGCACACCTCGGTTATGACCTCGAGTTGGTCGATATCGTCGATCACAAGAAGGTGGTCATGAGTTCGCCATCCGAGTTGTACGACATACTCGCGCTCCTGGGCGACACTACACGATACGCCGTGAAGCGGGTCATTCACCACACTCTCGGCATAGCTGCGGTCATCTCGACGGAGAAACTCAACATGCTTGCTGGCAAGTATGTGGGCAAGGACGACCCGGTCATGCTGGTAAGATGCCAATCTGGCTTCCCTGCCGTTGGTGAGGTCCTCCAGCCATTCGCATTCCCGCAGCTGGTTGCTGGTTGGATGAGGGGGTCGCACTACGGGGCATGGTACCCCTGTGCAGTCGACGAGTCCGATCCGTCATATCACGACGGTCCGCCGAGGGTATGCGCGCTAGGCATTCAGATAACCAATGGCAAGATACAGGGCTCGGAGGCCCCTGGCTCGAAACCTGGAGACCACAAACCGGTGGACTACTTCTCCGGCAGGGAGTGGGATTGTGTCCGGAACAAGGCAATGGAGATATCGATCTACATGAGAGGCCACGGCCCGTTCATGCCAGGAATCGTATCCCCAGAGGATCTCGAATACACCACCAGGCCGGAAATCTTGAAGAAGTTGGAGCCGAGGATGCAGCCTCTGGGCTGAGGTAGTTACCCGTGACAGTTCGGAAGCCAGCCATCGTGGTCAACTTCAAGACATATCCCGAGGCGAGCGGCCCGGAGGCACTCAGGCTCGCCAAGATGTGCGCTGATGTCTCCTCGGAGACGAAAGCCGCAATCATAGTAGCCCCTCCGATGATGGATTTGGCGCTGGTTGCATCGTCCGTGAAGATACCCGTTTTCGCACAGCATCTGGACAGCGTGAATTCTGGGAGCACCACGGGCCACGTCACTGTGGAGAACGCCAAAGCCTCAGGCGCCAAGGGCACACTGATCAATCATTCCGAGAGGCGGCTGAAGATCTATGAGATACATGAACTCATTGACAGATCCCGTTCTTCCGGCCTTGTCACGATAGTCTGCACGAACAACCTCGCGGTAAGCAAAGCGTGTGCCGCCATGGAGCCGGATTTCATAGCGATCGAACCACCGGAGCTGATAGGCGGGGATGTATCCGTGACGACGGCCAACCCGAAGATTGTCTCCGACACCGTTCATGCTATCAGGACAATAAGCAAGGATGTGGGCGTGCTCTGTGGCGCTGGCATCAAGAACGGCAAAGATGTCGCGATGGCAATCGATCTCGGCACGGACGGAGTGCTCCTGGCCAGCGGCGTCGTCAAGGCCAAGGACCGGAGGGCAGTCCTGCTCGACCTTGTCTCTGGACTCAAGACCTAGCCGAAGCGTACGTGTAGCCATATCCGTTCTTCATATCTGCAGCGGCTGTCTAGGCGATGCGGTGCGGACGCGGGTTGGCGGTGTCATCGGCCTTGCTCTTCTTGTCAATCGCGTTCGCGCCGTATCACCCGTATGATGCGACTCTGTCGGCTGGTTCTATGGGTTCCTACCCAGCGCCTGGTCTACTTGTCTCTGAATTCTACCCGTGCGGGCTTAACGGAGATGAGTACATCGTGCTCACTAATACTGCACCGATCGGAATCGACCTGAGGAATTGGAGTCTGAGCGATGGGGAGGGTTCGTGGAAGTTCCTGAAGGATGTCTGGATTCCACCCGGAGGGATGGTCTCGATCTCATGCAACTCAACATCCTTCCTTTCTGCGTTCGACAGGACTCCGGACGTGGCATTGGACGACGTCGAGGCGTCAGTGTCGGTGTCGGGGACCTTCCGGCTGGCTGACAATGGTGACTCGATTTCTCTCATCTCCCCCACCAACGAAACGTCGGACTTCGTGAAGTACGGTGGCTGTTCGGAATCGTCGCCTGGATGGTCTGGTCCCGCGATCTCGGATGTCCGGTCAGGCGAAGTGGTCAAGCGCATCCGGAGGGGAACCACGTTTCGGGACTCGGACTCCTCCCAGGATTGGCGACCGTTCCGTGAGTACAAATACGGATACACCGAGTTCTCCCCGATCGAGGTCAGAGTGCCAGGAGGGAGTGTGGTCGCCTTCACGAGCCCCGACTGCTCCTTGGATGTGGTGCTGGAGCGCATCGGATCGGCCGACTATGTCATCCGACTGTGTGGATACGAACTCTCATCATCAGCCGCGTCCGAGGCGCTATTGGCAGCCGTCGATCGAGGAGTCGATGTCCGCATCCTCGTCGATGGTGCGCCCGCTGGTGGGATGGACGAAGAGCAGGTAGCGTGTCTGTCAGCTCTGTCATCGGCCGGCGCGGACGTTCGCATCCTCAACGGGAATCTGTCTAAGAAGGTCGTGCAACATGTCGGCCCACTCCACTCGAAGTACTTGGTGTTGGACCTGCAGTCTGTAGTCGTGATGTCCGAGAACTTCGTAGAGAGCGGCATTTCGAACGACAGGGTGTTCGCGAATCGAGGATGGGGGATTGCAGTCTCCGATACCGAATTGGCTGAGTGGCTAGCCCAGGTGTTCGATTCAGATTCGCGGTCTTCGCGACCTGATGTCATCGGATGGCGTTCGGACAAGAGATGCAACCTCTCTGCGCGCATTCCCCCGTCACCGGTCGCGAATCATTTGAAAGGCGTTCTCACCACTTTCACGCCATCATCAGAATGCAAGGTCACGTTTGTCCCTTCTCCTGACGCCTCGGTCTTGGCCCCCTACCTGAACACCTTGATTGAGGAATCGAGCTCCTTGATGGTAGAGCAATTCCAGGCAGACCTCTATTGGCGGGAGAGATGGACATCCGGGTTGGTGATCAACCCGTTCGTTTCCCGCATTGCCGCTTGCATGAGGGAAGGGGGGCACGTTCGCATGATACTGGACTCCACTTGGTTCAATTTCGACAGGAACCAAGAGGTCACCGAATATCTTGGTTCTCTCGCCTCGAATGAGACCCTCGAAGGTGAATTCAAGCTCATGGACCCCAATAGCCCCATCACTGTCGTTCACAACAAGGGAGTTGTGTTCGACGGGCTCTTGTCCATGATATCAAGCAACAACTGGGGGTCGTCTTCTTTCGCCAGCAACAGGGAACTCGCAGCACTGGTAGAGTCGCAGGAAACTGCTCAGTACTTCGGCCGAAGCTTCGAATTGGACTGGAGCCCCGATGATGTCCCTCCTGAGGCCGATGCGGGGATGGACATGGAGCTTCAGCTGGGAAAGTCTGTCATGCTGAATGGAAGTGGATCCACAGATGACAGGGCGATTATCTCGTGGTCCTGGGACACTGACGGCGATGGCAAGACCGACCACGACGGCGTGTCCGTCGAGCTGTATCCGACCGTGCCGGGACGATTCCGAGTCTCGCTCACGGTTCAGGATAGCTGGGGTAACTCAGACACGGACACGGTGACGATAGATGTCGTGACACAGGAACTCGGGAGCCATGGCCGCGCTGGCACGGAGATCGGGCAGACGCTCGCGTACTCACTCGCGGGGTGTGCAGGTGTTCTGCTCGGAGTCGCCATTGCCCGGAG is drawn from Candidatus Thermoplasmatota archaeon and contains these coding sequences:
- a CDS encoding fructose-1,6-bisphosphatase, with translation MPEKVTVSLIKADVGSIAGHSKPHPRMMEVASEHLGRAVRGGLLNDYYVTRCGDDIQLLMTHRKGENNREIHELAWNAFMAASSEAKKMHLYAAGQDLLSDAFSGNVRGQGPGAAEMEFEERPTEPMLVFMADKCGPAAYSLPVSKIFMDPFTTTGLVIDPRAHLGYDLELVDIVDHKKVVMSSPSELYDILALLGDTTRYAVKRVIHHTLGIAAVISTEKLNMLAGKYVGKDDPVMLVRCQSGFPAVGEVLQPFAFPQLVAGWMRGSHYGAWYPCAVDESDPSYHDGPPRVCALGIQITNGKIQGSEAPGSKPGDHKPVDYFSGREWDCVRNKAMEISIYMRGHGPFMPGIVSPEDLEYTTRPEILKKLEPRMQPLG
- a CDS encoding lamin tail domain-containing protein, with the protein product MAVSSALLFLSIAFAPYHPYDATLSAGSMGSYPAPGLLVSEFYPCGLNGDEYIVLTNTAPIGIDLRNWSLSDGEGSWKFLKDVWIPPGGMVSISCNSTSFLSAFDRTPDVALDDVEASVSVSGTFRLADNGDSISLISPTNETSDFVKYGGCSESSPGWSGPAISDVRSGEVVKRIRRGTTFRDSDSSQDWRPFREYKYGYTEFSPIEVRVPGGSVVAFTSPDCSLDVVLERIGSADYVIRLCGYELSSSAASEALLAAVDRGVDVRILVDGAPAGGMDEEQVACLSALSSAGADVRILNGNLSKKVVQHVGPLHSKYLVLDLQSVVVMSENFVESGISNDRVFANRGWGIAVSDTELAEWLAQVFDSDSRSSRPDVIGWRSDKRCNLSARIPPSPVANHLKGVLTTFTPSSECKVTFVPSPDASVLAPYLNTLIEESSSLMVEQFQADLYWRERWTSGLVINPFVSRIAACMREGGHVRMILDSTWFNFDRNQEVTEYLGSLASNETLEGEFKLMDPNSPITVVHNKGVVFDGLLSMISSNNWGSSSFASNRELAALVESQETAQYFGRSFELDWSPDDVPPEADAGMDMELQLGKSVMLNGSGSTDDRAIISWSWDTDGDGKTDHDGVSVELYPTVPGRFRVSLTVQDSWGNSDTDTVTIDVVTQELGSHGRAGTEIGQTLAYSLAGCAGVLLGVAIARRCSRPPRKINHQVPN
- a CDS encoding DMT family transporter, whose protein sequence is MTTRESTLRVSAYALIAVALWGLAFPLIQIGLESFSPVMLGFVRFALASSLMAVVVAIRYPLRRISEALRNEWKPLLALSVLYVTIPNIAQNMGLEHGTSSIASVIQSSGPVMTLFFAVILLKERLTRMKGLGTAVAMTGTVLLVASVGISFENEDFVSNILILISAASYGLAWISAKRMLERNPPILIIGLSLVIGTGLLGLVVPFESDSMFVITGDSVLNLLVLGLLCAGMSSVLYLSSLKHEEVSKMAFFIYLMPVFASLFAWVLRDEGVAPWTVFCGLIIVIGIVIANRDMSGKNLAAE
- a CDS encoding CoA-binding protein yields the protein MKIGYEILQNILVQGYTGKVFPINPETPQIMGLKTQPSVIAVKDDIDLAIIAVPAEFVPKVMTECAKKKVKGAIVISSGFGETGERGKQLEEEVLQIARKGGIRLIGPNTLGYKDPIDNLDAAFVFGMPRPGEIALISQSGALCIGMIYYANGEYIGLSRVISVGNKADVDDADLIDYLGQDPSTKVIAMYIEGIKDGKKFLDAARRCPKPIVAIKAGRTPAGSAAASTHTGSLSGSDAVYDSAFKQVHIQRAYDVIELFDFARALAYQPPASGNKVGIISNGGGAGIMVADWCESIGLRVPNLSKKTLEVLRPHLPSITTARNPLDVTGDARFHRYHATGSIMLSDPNVDALIMTCVHAGIARPREYVGAVIKLVEEKRNLKKPIVACWVGGREIDEVVQELRVKNIPVYSSAMRAAKAVKCLYDEGKRLDMLSKKKQTKDAPSSLS
- a CDS encoding cation:proton antiporter, with protein sequence MEFSILVYVLMIIAFAKGLGEVLSRVNQPAIVGELLAGIVLGPFILGKIFTGLGNMYDDQFIKNLGDLGMLFLMLYVGLEFSPKLIRSASWLGGAIAAAGIGVPFVVGLFAGVYFDLAGPTLVFVAIAMSVTALPVTIRVLKDMEVLKTRTSATIVSAALITDVVLLFAFGVVLGANEQSSDFETVAYLSVSFAIFFALALIVGRYLVPHVYRVLRWMRTGEAAFAIAVGIAIGFAIVAEWAGLPGVIGAFVAGLLLRETGTRLKVWTRVEDILSGVTMGFLAPIFFVVIGFTVDFGSVVDYLPFFASILGIAIVGKIAGSYFAARIGGLGRNESMAIGSMLMGKGAMELVFAQLAFEQGLIEQYMFSLLVLTAFLSTILAPMLFKIYYNRAVKAQEIPVGVKEHDVLTESISSR
- a CDS encoding LysE family translocator; amino-acid sequence: MDPFIENFWVFLGTAIIISLSGVMTPGPLFAASVAKGYTDKRAGVKIALGHGLVEFPLMAIIALSLGYVFENTAVRLAIGLVGGALMIFLGSMMLRKRNSAVQDGSEYIPYDAITAGALTTSLNPYFLLWWATIGAWLMMNAEWFGAVAVVVFAIVHWSCDLGWYTLTSYTVFRTKHLWTPRIHRLVFQTCGVLMMAFG
- the aspS gene encoding aspartate--tRNA(Asn) ligase, whose protein sequence is MFGKLVTVGGWVQDLRNLGGISFLQLRDRDGVTQITTLKKRSKELFDLVASIQRESVILVTGTVKESKEARAGFEIIPERIDILNRAEAPLPLGVIDKVGADLDTRLNNRFLDLRKEEVRAIFQVEAKTTEGIRRYLMSEGFVEVHTPKIVAAGAEGGSTLFAIKYFDRNAYLAQSPQLYKQNLMATGLDRVFEIAPAYRAEASDTIRHIAEFISLDVELAFIESSEDIMAVAEGIVVNSLDYVLENARTELERLGAKIEKPSVPFPRVKYKDAVEMVKAEGMKIEHGDDLGTEGEKSLGEVMKRDKKAELYFITEFPTSLKRGTFYAKRFDDDPETTGYFDLDYKGQEIVSGGQREHRYDVLTEQMRENNLSLESFDFYLKGFRYGMPPHGGFGFGVERYVQKMLDLPNIREAVLYPRDRSRLVP
- the tpiA gene encoding triose-phosphate isomerase, producing the protein MTVRKPAIVVNFKTYPEASGPEALRLAKMCADVSSETKAAIIVAPPMMDLALVASSVKIPVFAQHLDSVNSGSTTGHVTVENAKASGAKGTLINHSERRLKIYEIHELIDRSRSSGLVTIVCTNNLAVSKACAAMEPDFIAIEPPELIGGDVSVTTANPKIVSDTVHAIRTISKDVGVLCGAGIKNGKDVAMAIDLGTDGVLLASGVVKAKDRRAVLLDLVSGLKT
- a CDS encoding Holliday junction resolvase, with the translated sequence MGRIFERELKGILKGDDDILARVTKTCTPEEKKAYSKIREHPFLVIRGAGSLGMDLVAIRWKISFPIEVKSSASDVLRFSRSEKLILQAEQMIRDCTRVGLVPMYAFRLKGKRGDAWRVFALTVENGDQCFTGLQKLVYHKLPKVMPSKEGNFIMRWNEGMQLSSFIAYLSFLSDNESSSSSSL